From the Mesorhizobium koreense genome, the window GAATGGCCGCAAGGGCCTGCTGGTGCTGGCGCACTTCGATACGGTCCATCCTACCGGCACGCTTGCCGACGGCTTGCCATGGCGGCGTGACGGCGACCGGCTCTACGGGCCGGGCACGTCGGACATGAAGGCTTGCGGCCTGCTCACGATCGAGGCGTGGCGGACGATCAGGGCCGAAGACAGGGTGCCGGATCATCCGATCACCTTCCTGTTCACGCCGGACGAGGAGATCGGCAGCCCCGGCTCGCGCGGGGTCATCGAAGCGGAAGCGCGCAACGCCTTCGCCGTGCTGGTCGTGGAGGCGGCGCGCGACGGCGGCAAGATCGTCACGGCGCGTAAGGGCGTGGCGCGGTTTACCGTCAAGGCCGAGGGCGTGGCCTCGCACGCCGGGACGGCATTCGACAAGGGAGCGAGCGCCATCAGCGAGATGGCGCGCCAGATCGCCTATCTCGACAGTCTGGTCGATATTGGGAGGGGCATTACGCTCAATGTCGGGCTGATCGACGGCGGCACCGCGCCCAATACGGTGGCGCAGTTCTGCACGATCGAAGTCGATGTGCGTGTCAGGACGCTCGATCAGGCCGAGCCGATCGTGAAGGCAATCCACGGTATCAAACCGCACAATCCCAATGTGCGGCTTACCGTTGAAGGCGATCTGAACCGGCCACCCTTCTTCCCCGATGCGGGCTCGACGGCGCTGTTCGAGCATGCCCGCAAGCTCGCCGCCCCGATCGGCATCGATCTCGTCGGCATCCATGCCGGCGGCGGCAGCGACGGCAATTTCACTGCCGCGCTCGGGGTGCCGACCCTTGATGGGCTCGGTGTCGACGGTGCGGGCGCGCATACGCTGCAGGAGCATATCTTCATCTCGAGCGTCGAACCGCGCGTCGATCTCTTTGCCGCGCTTCTGGCCGAGACGACGCCCGCCGACGTCGACGCAGGTGAGCGGACGCTATAGGGGCTTGCATTCCGCCTTCGATCCGCGCGGAATGACGAAATCTGGAGGAGATGCCCATGGCCAGTCTGCTGGAAGGCAGGAACATCGTCGTCACTGGCGGTACCGGCGCGCTCGGCCAGGCGGTCGTCGCCCGCTTCCTGAAGGCCGGGGCGATCTGCCATGTGCCGAGCCGCAAGGCAGCGGGCAAGCCGGGCTCCTGGGGCGACGGTCAGGTCAGTATTGTTCCGGAGATCGACCTGACCGACGAGGAGGCCGTCGGCCGCTTCTATGACGCCGTTCCTGCTCTTTGGGCGTCCGTCCATCTGGCCGGAGGCTTCGCCATGGCGCCGCTTGCCGACACTTCACGCGCGGATTTTTTGCGCATGATGGAGATGAACGCCATGACTGTCTTCATCTGCTGTCGCGCGGCGGCGCATAACATGCGCAAGACCGGGCAGGGCGGGCGCCTCGTCAATGTCTCGGCGCGGCCCGGGCTCGATCCGCGCAAGGGCGGCGGTATGGTCGCGTATGCGGCGAGTAAGGCGGCGGTGACGGCGATCACGCTGGCGCTTTCGGAGGAACTGAAGAACGACCGCATCCTCGTAAATGCCGTCGCGCCCTCGACCATCGATACGCCGACCAATCGCGAGGCGATGCCGAATGCCGACACGTCGAAATGGCTGTCGCCGAAGGCCGCGGCCGAAGCGATCATCGGCCTCGCCTCGCCGTCCAACATGGAGATCAACGGCGCGGTGCTGCCGCTTTTCGCGCGGGCGTAACGTCAGGCGGCCTCGACGCGGATATTGCCGTCTTTCGATGTGGCGTGGCGAAGTTCGCCGCGGTTAAGCATGAAATTCACATGCGCATGCACCTCCGAGAAGGCGAAGCTTAGCTGGTGCGGGTCGAGTGCGCGGGTAAAGAGAACCGGGACGAGGTCGGCGACCGAATGCGGCTTCGTTGCGCAGGCCTCGGCGATCAGGGCGCAGCGTCCCGCGTGGTGTTCCGCAAGTTCGTCGCAGCGCTCGTGCAGGCCGTGGAATGGGAGTTGGTGGCCCGGCAGCACCAGCGCGTCGGCCGGAATGTCGGTCTTGAGACGCTTCAGCGAGCGAAGATAGAGGCCGAGCGGATCGCCGTCCGGGTTTACGGCCCAGACGCTGATATTGGGGCTGATCCGCGCGATCACCTGGTCGGCCGCGAGGAAAACGTTCTCCGAGGGGCAGTAGAGCATCAGTTGCTCCGGCGCGTGGCCATCGCCGGTCAGCGCCCTGAACTCGCGGCCGCCGATCGTAAGCGTGTCGCCGTCGACCACGCGGCTGAAGGTCGGCGGCAGGGGCGCCACCATTTTCAGGTAGCTGTGACCCTGCGAACTGACGAGATCGACCGTTTCCGGCGCCATGCCGTGGCGGGCGTAGAAGTCGCGATACGGCTTTGCGTCGAGTGAACCGGGGCTGAGCGAGATGGTCAGGCAGCCGAGATAGGCGGTCTGGGTAGTGAAAAGCGGCATGTCGTGCCGCTCGCACAGCCACCCGGCGAGGCCGATGTGGTCGGGATGGTAGTGCGTCACGATCAGCCGTGTCAGCCGCCGTCCGGCCAGTGCTCCACCAGCGAGCGCGTGCCAGAGGTCGCGCGTCGGCTGGTCGCCGATGCCGGTGTCGAGCACGGCCCATCCGTCGCCATCCTCGATCAGGTAGATGTTTACATGGTCGAGTCGGAAGGGGAGCGGTATGCGCGTCCACAGGATTCCCGGCGCAAGTTCGATGACCGCACCGCGCTCCGGCGGTTCCTCATAAGGGAAGGAAAGGCGGCTTTCTTCGTTCTTCTTCAGCATCGGATGCTCCAGTTGGGGCGTCCGTACACGAAACTGGCCGGCAATGCAGCAGGGATGAACGTTGCTGCGACCGAAAGTTCAACGCTCTGCTCCGCTGGCCTGGAACAGCATAAGAGGAGCGGTGGAACTGCCCGACATGGGTGATTTGCCGGATGGTGCCGCTCCGCCCAGCCGAAACAAGCGAGACGCCATGCCGACTGCAATCCATACCGGGGATCCGTATACCTCCGATATAGACGGCCGCTATGCCTGGATCCGGCTTGCCGTGTCCATGCTCATTGCCACCCTCGGCGGGGCCGGCATGTGGGCGGTGGTCGTGGTATTGCCAGCCGTGCAGGCGGAGTTTTCAGTCGATCGTAGCGAGGCGTCTCTTCCTTATACGCTGACCATGGTGGGTTTCGCCGTCGGCAATGTCCTGATCGGACGCGCGGTCGACCGGTACGGCTACATGCTGCCGGCTATGGTCGCCGCGATCATGATGGGCTGCGGCTTCGTCGCCGCTTCGGCGAGCGGCTCGCTCGCTCAGTTCGCGCTGGCGCACGGCTTCCTGATCGGCATCGGCACGGCGGCGACCTTCGGCCCGCTCATCGCCGATCTGTCGCACTGGTTCCGCAGGCATCGCGGCAAGGCCGTGGCCGCGGCGGCCTGCGGCAATTATCTGGCGGGCGTGATCTGGCCGATCGTCATCGAGGCTTTCATGCGCGCCGGCGGATGGCGGGAGGCCTATCTCGGCGTCGGCATTATATGCGTCGTGGCGATGGTGCCGCTTCTTTTCCTCATGCGGCGCAAGTCTCCGCACCACGTGGCGTCGGCAGAGGCGCGCGCGCATTCGGATGAGCATGTCAGGCCGATCGCGGTTTCCCCCGCCACGTTGCAGTTCCTCCTGATCCTCGCCGGGCTAGGCTGCTGCGTCGCCATGTCGATGCCGCAGGTTCATATGGTCGCCTATTGTACCGATTTGGGTTACGGGGCCGCCGCCGGGGCGCATATGCTGTCGCTGATGCTGGCTGGCGGCGTGGTCAGCCGGCTTTCCTCGGGCGTGCTCGCGGATCGCATCGGCGGCATCCCGACCTTGCTCATCGGCTCCGTGCTGCAATGCGTGGCGCTGTTTCTCTATATCCCCTTCGACGGACTCGCCTCGCTTTACGTCGTGTCGCTGGTTTTCGGACTGGCGCAGGGCGGCATCGTGCCGTGCTACGCCATCATCGTGCGCGAGTATCTGCCGGCGGCGGAGGCCGGCAAACGCGTCGGCATCGTCATCATGGCGACCATCGCCGGCATGGCGATCGGCGGCTGGATATCCGGCTGGATCTACGACCAGACGGGGTCATACGAGGCTGCCTTCCTTAACGGGATCGTCTGGAACCTGATGAACATCTCGGTGATGACCGTCCTGCTCTTCCGTTCCGGCCGGGGCGCAAGCGCGGCGCCTGCCTGACGCGCAGTTCCCGCGAATTGATCGGATGAAGATCAGCCTGTAAGCAGTTGATCGGGAATCATGCCGCGCCTCGCGGCGACGACAATTCAGGGAGAATCCGGCCATGAAGACACGCGCCGCCGTCGCCTTTGCCGCAGGCAAGCCGCTGGAGATCATGGAGGTCGATCTCGACGGACCGAGGGAAGGCGAGGTGCTGGTCGAGGTGAAGGCAACCGGCATCTGCCACACCGACGAGTTCACGCTTTCAGGCGCCGATCCGGAAGGGCTGTTCCCTGCGATCCTCGGCCATGAGGGAGCCGGCGTGGTGGTCGATGTCGGCAAGGGCGTGACGAGCGTGAAGAGGGGCGATCACGTCATCCCGCTCTATACGCCGGAATGCCGGCAGTGCCCCTCCTGCCTGTCGCGCAAGACCAATCTGTGCACCGCGATCCGCGCCACGCAGGGGCAGGGACTTATGCCCGACGGCACCAGCCGTTTCTCGATCGGCAAGGACAAGATCCACCACTATATGGGCTGCTCGACCTTCTCCAATTTCACCGTTCTGCCGGAGATCGCGGTAGCGAAGGTCGATCCCGAGGCTCCGTTCGACAAGATCTGCTATATCGGATGCGGGGTGACGACCGGCATTGGCGCGGTGATCAACACGGCAAAGGTGGAAGAGGGTGCGACTGCCGCCGTCTTCGGGCTCGGCGGCATCGGGCTGAACGTCATCCAGGGCCTGAGGCTTGCCGGCGCCGACATGATCATCGGCGTCGATCTCAACAACGACAAGAAGGCGTGGGGCGAGCGCTTCGGCATGACGCATTTCGTCAACCCGAAAGAGGTCGGCGACGTGGTGGCGCATCTCGTCAACATGACGAAGCGCGGGGCCGACCAGATCGGCGGGGCGGACTACACCTTCGACTGCACCGGCAATGTCACGGTGATGCGGCAGGCGCTGGAAGCCAGCCATCGCGGCTGGGGCCAGTCGATCGTGATCGGCGTTGCCGGCGCGGGGCAGGAAATCACGACAAGGCCGTTCCAGCTTGTCACCGGCCGCGTATGGAAGGGCACTGCCTTTGGTGGTGCGCGAGGCCGTACCGACGTGCCGAAGATCGTCGACTGGTACATGGCAGGCAAGATCGAGATCGATCCGATGATCACCCACACGCTGAAACTCGAGGAGATCAATAAGGGGTTCGATCTCATGCATGCCGGCGAGTCGATCCGGAGCGTGGTGGTGTATTGAGCAAGGGTTCGAAGAGGGAGGAGAAAATGCTGTTTCCAGCGACGATCGCGGGCAGCCTGCCGAAGCCGGGCTGGCTGGCGGAGACCGAAAAGCTCTGGCCGAAATGGAAGCTCGAGGGCGAAGCGCTGACGCAGGCGCAGCGCGACGCGGCGCTGGTATGGATCAAGCACCAGGAAGATGCCGGGATTTCGGTCGTCAGCGATGGCGAGCAGTTTCGCCGGCATTTCGTGCATGGTTTCCTGGAGAGCGTCGAAGGCATCGATTGGCAACGCATGACCCGGATGGGCATCCGCAACAATCGCTATGAGGCGGACGTACCGACCGTGACCGGCGCAGTCAGGCGCAGCCGCTCTGTTCACCGCGACGAGGCGGCGTTTTGCCGTGCCCATGCCAAGGGCGGCCTCAAGTTCACGCTGCCCGGCCCGATGACGATCTGCGACACGCTCGCGGACGCGCGTTACGGCAGCCGCGCCGACATGGCGATGGCCTTCGCCGAGATCCTGAACGAGGAGGCGCTGGAACTGGAGGCAGCCGGCGTCGATGTCATCCAGTTCGACGAACCGGCCTTCAACGTCTTCATGGACGAGGTCAACGAATGGGGCGTGGCGGCGCTGGAGCGCGCCGCGCGCGGGCTCAAATGCGCCACCGCCGTGCATATCTGCTACGGCTACGGCATCAAGGCCAATATCGAGTGGAAGCAGGCGCTTGGCGCCGAATGGCGCCAGTACGAACGCATCTTCCCGGCGCTGAATGCTTCGGCGATAGGCGGGGTCTCACTCGAATGCGCCAACTCGCATGTGCCGATGTCGCTGATCGGGCTGCTTTCGGACAAGCAGATCCTGGTCGGCGCGATCGATGTAGCGACCGACAGGGTGGAGACGCCCGAAGAGGTCCTGGGCGTCATCGAGGAGGCGCTGAAATACGCCGATGCCGAACGTATCCAGCCCTGTACAAATTGCGGGCTCGCGCCGCGTTCGCGCGCGATCGCGGAAGCGAAGCTTATTGCGCTGGGCGCTGGGGCGCGGCTGGCGCGGGAGAAACTCAGGTAGGTATAGACGGCGCCGGCTGCGGGCTATGATATCTCCTGGCCTGTTCCTTCCGGCCTTCGCCCGCCCGACGCTATGGTAAGGGCGTCGGCGGCTTCGCGCACCTTTGGTGCGAGTTCCCCGATGCGTTCATAAGGTAGCCTGACCGCCGGGCCGGAGACGGAAAGGCCGGCAATCGCCTCGCCATATTCGTTGAAGATTGGGGCGGCTATGCAGCGCATACCGACGGTGTGCTCCTCGTCGTCCAGTGACCAGCCGCGCGCACGGATCGCCTCCAGATCGGCGTGCAGCGCCGGCTGCGTGTCGAGCGTCTTTTCGGTGAAGCGTTCCAGCTTGCGGTGGCCGAGCAGGCTCCTGACTTCGCAGTCGGGACGGGCTGCGAGGATCGCCTTGCCGATGCCCGAGGCATGCATCGGGCCGCGCCGGCCCGGCCGGAAAAAGGCACGCATCGGCGCGTGGCTCTCGATCTGTGAGACGAAGACCACGTCGCCTCCATCTTCGATGGCTAGGTTGGCCGTCTCACCGCTCTCCTGCATCAAAGCGGTCAGGAAGGGGCGGCTGATCGCGCCGAGCTTGCGCTGGCGCAAGAAGCCGTTACCGATCTCGAAAGCCTTTACGCCGATCGTCCACTGGCCCGTTTCCGGGTCGGCGGCGACCATGCCGTGGCTGGCAAGCGAAGTAAGCAGTCGGTGCGTGGTCGAGGGCGCCATCCCGGCGGCTTCGGCGATATCGGTCAGAAGCGCGCCGTCGCGGGAAGACACGATCGCCAGCATGTTTAGCGCGCGGTCGAGCACCTGCACCGAGGCGGGCGCGGCATGTTCTCCCGGCTTGCGGCCGCGTCTCGCGCGATGCGGCTCTGCTGTCTGGTCCATTTCCGTCCCGGCCTTGTTCGTTTCTCCCTTACACCACCGGCATGGATGGCGGACAAGGGCATCCGTTCGGCAAAACTTGAAGATCATTATTTCCATACCATGGAAATAGTTTCCATTTAATGCTTTTCAAACGACAAGGAAGAGCTAAGATCGAGGCAACCAGGATGGAGGTCGCCATGGCCAGGATGCGTGCCGTCGATGCTGCGGTATTGGTTCTCGAGAAGGAAGGTGTCGCCTGCGCGTTCGGCGTGCCGGGCGCGGCGATCAACCCGCTCTATTCGGCGCTGAAGGCGCGCGGCACGATCCGGCACGTCCTCGCCCGCCATGTCGAAGGCGCTTCGCACATGGCGGAAGGCTACACCCGCGCGAAGGCGGGCAATATCGGCGTCTGCCTCGGCACGTCGGGACCGGCCGGCACAGACATGATCACCGGGCTTTATTCGGCGTCAGCCGATTCGATCCCGATCCTCTGCATCACCGGGCAGGCGCCGCGGGCGCGGCTGACCAAGGAAGACTTCCAGGCGGTCGATATCGCCGCGATCGCTGCGCCCGTCACCAAGTGGGCGGTAACCGTCATGGAGCCGGCGCTGGTTCCTTTCGTGCTGCAGAAGGCGTTCCACACCATGCGCTCGGGGCGGCCAGGGCCGGTGCTGGTCGACCTGCCGATCGACGTGCAACTCGCCGAGATCGAGTTCGACGCCGACACCTACGAACCTTTGAAGCCCTACCGGCCGGAGGCGACACGGGCGCAGGCCGAAAAGGCGCTTGCCATGCTGAACGCGGCCGAGCGGCCGCTGATCGTCGCCGGCGGCGGCATCATCAACGCCGATGCGTCGGACCTGCTGGTTGAGTTCGCGGAAATCACCGGCGTGCCAGTTATCCCGACCCTGATGGGGTGGGGCGTCATTCCCGATGATCACCGGCTGATGGCTGGCATGTGCGGGTTGCAGACTTCGCATCGCTACGGCAACGCGACGCTGCTTGCCTCCGATTTCGTGCTCGGCATCGGCAATCGCTGGGCGAACCGTCATACGGGCAATGTCGAAACCTATACGAAAGACCGCAAATTCGTGCATGTCGATATCGAGCCGACGCAGATCGGCCGTGTCTTCGCACCGGATTTCGGCATCGTCTCGGATGCGGGCGCGGCGCTGAAGCTCTTCCTCGACGTCGCTACCGAGTGGAAGACGGCGGGCAAGCTGCGGGACTGGTCGGGCTGGGCGGCGGAGTGTCGCGAGCGCAAGAAGACCATGCTTCGCAAGACGCATTTCGATCAGGTGCCGCTGAAGCCTCAGCGTGTCTATGAGGAGATGAACAAGGCCTTCGACCGCGACACGTGCTTCGTCTCGACCATCGGGCTCAGCCAGATTGCCGGCGCGCAGTTCCTGCATGTCTATCGGCCGCGCAATTGGATCAATTGCGGTCAGGCCGGGCCGCTCGGCTGGACGCTGCCGGCCGCGCTCGGCGTGCGCGCGGCAGATCCGGACCGGCATATCGTGGCGCTGTCGGGCGACTACGACTTCCAGTTCCTCATCGAGGAACTTGCCGTCGGCGCGCAGCACAAGCTGCCCTATCTGCACGTGGTCGTGAACAACGCCTATCTCGGGCTGATCCGCCAGTCGCAGCGCGGCTTCGACATGGATTACGAGGTGAGCCTTGCCTTCGATAACGTCAATTCCGGCAATGACGGCGAGGCTGGCTACGG encodes:
- a CDS encoding M20 family metallopeptidase; translation: MHSSVDHFLDELKTWIEVETPTHDREAVNRLGTLIEKTCRAEGLIVDRVSGAPGLGDTIRARSIAPNGRKGLLVLAHFDTVHPTGTLADGLPWRRDGDRLYGPGTSDMKACGLLTIEAWRTIRAEDRVPDHPITFLFTPDEEIGSPGSRGVIEAEARNAFAVLVVEAARDGGKIVTARKGVARFTVKAEGVASHAGTAFDKGASAISEMARQIAYLDSLVDIGRGITLNVGLIDGGTAPNTVAQFCTIEVDVRVRTLDQAEPIVKAIHGIKPHNPNVRLTVEGDLNRPPFFPDAGSTALFEHARKLAAPIGIDLVGIHAGGGSDGNFTAALGVPTLDGLGVDGAGAHTLQEHIFISSVEPRVDLFAALLAETTPADVDAGERTL
- the gcl gene encoding glyoxylate carboligase is translated as MARMRAVDAAVLVLEKEGVACAFGVPGAAINPLYSALKARGTIRHVLARHVEGASHMAEGYTRAKAGNIGVCLGTSGPAGTDMITGLYSASADSIPILCITGQAPRARLTKEDFQAVDIAAIAAPVTKWAVTVMEPALVPFVLQKAFHTMRSGRPGPVLVDLPIDVQLAEIEFDADTYEPLKPYRPEATRAQAEKALAMLNAAERPLIVAGGGIINADASDLLVEFAEITGVPVIPTLMGWGVIPDDHRLMAGMCGLQTSHRYGNATLLASDFVLGIGNRWANRHTGNVETYTKDRKFVHVDIEPTQIGRVFAPDFGIVSDAGAALKLFLDVATEWKTAGKLRDWSGWAAECRERKKTMLRKTHFDQVPLKPQRVYEEMNKAFDRDTCFVSTIGLSQIAGAQFLHVYRPRNWINCGQAGPLGWTLPAALGVRAADPDRHIVALSGDYDFQFLIEELAVGAQHKLPYLHVVVNNAYLGLIRQSQRGFDMDYEVSLAFDNVNSGNDGEAGYGVDHVGVAEALGCKALRVKNPNEFAGAFAEAKKLMKEHQVPVVIEFILERVTNISMGADIDKVVEFEELAERGEDAPTAIAALAALD
- a CDS encoding methionine synthase; translated protein: MLFPATIAGSLPKPGWLAETEKLWPKWKLEGEALTQAQRDAALVWIKHQEDAGISVVSDGEQFRRHFVHGFLESVEGIDWQRMTRMGIRNNRYEADVPTVTGAVRRSRSVHRDEAAFCRAHAKGGLKFTLPGPMTICDTLADARYGSRADMAMAFAEILNEEALELEAAGVDVIQFDEPAFNVFMDEVNEWGVAALERAARGLKCATAVHICYGYGIKANIEWKQALGAEWRQYERIFPALNASAIGGVSLECANSHVPMSLIGLLSDKQILVGAIDVATDRVETPEEVLGVIEEALKYADAERIQPCTNCGLAPRSRAIAEAKLIALGAGARLAREKLR
- a CDS encoding MBL fold metallo-hydrolase, with the protein product MLKKNEESRLSFPYEEPPERGAVIELAPGILWTRIPLPFRLDHVNIYLIEDGDGWAVLDTGIGDQPTRDLWHALAGGALAGRRLTRLIVTHYHPDHIGLAGWLCERHDMPLFTTQTAYLGCLTISLSPGSLDAKPYRDFYARHGMAPETVDLVSSQGHSYLKMVAPLPPTFSRVVDGDTLTIGGREFRALTGDGHAPEQLMLYCPSENVFLAADQVIARISPNISVWAVNPDGDPLGLYLRSLKRLKTDIPADALVLPGHQLPFHGLHERCDELAEHHAGRCALIAEACATKPHSVADLVPVLFTRALDPHQLSFAFSEVHAHVNFMLNRGELRHATSKDGNIRVEAA
- a CDS encoding IclR family transcriptional regulator, whose product is MDQTAEPHRARRGRKPGEHAAPASVQVLDRALNMLAIVSSRDGALLTDIAEAAGMAPSTTHRLLTSLASHGMVAADPETGQWTIGVKAFEIGNGFLRQRKLGAISRPFLTALMQESGETANLAIEDGGDVVFVSQIESHAPMRAFFRPGRRGPMHASGIGKAILAARPDCEVRSLLGHRKLERFTEKTLDTQPALHADLEAIRARGWSLDDEEHTVGMRCIAAPIFNEYGEAIAGLSVSGPAVRLPYERIGELAPKVREAADALTIASGGRRPEGTGQEIS
- a CDS encoding SDR family NAD(P)-dependent oxidoreductase, translating into MASLLEGRNIVVTGGTGALGQAVVARFLKAGAICHVPSRKAAGKPGSWGDGQVSIVPEIDLTDEEAVGRFYDAVPALWASVHLAGGFAMAPLADTSRADFLRMMEMNAMTVFICCRAAAHNMRKTGQGGRLVNVSARPGLDPRKGGGMVAYAASKAAVTAITLALSEELKNDRILVNAVAPSTIDTPTNREAMPNADTSKWLSPKAAAEAIIGLASPSNMEINGAVLPLFARA
- a CDS encoding S-(hydroxymethyl)glutathione dehydrogenase/class III alcohol dehydrogenase; translated protein: MKTRAAVAFAAGKPLEIMEVDLDGPREGEVLVEVKATGICHTDEFTLSGADPEGLFPAILGHEGAGVVVDVGKGVTSVKRGDHVIPLYTPECRQCPSCLSRKTNLCTAIRATQGQGLMPDGTSRFSIGKDKIHHYMGCSTFSNFTVLPEIAVAKVDPEAPFDKICYIGCGVTTGIGAVINTAKVEEGATAAVFGLGGIGLNVIQGLRLAGADMIIGVDLNNDKKAWGERFGMTHFVNPKEVGDVVAHLVNMTKRGADQIGGADYTFDCTGNVTVMRQALEASHRGWGQSIVIGVAGAGQEITTRPFQLVTGRVWKGTAFGGARGRTDVPKIVDWYMAGKIEIDPMITHTLKLEEINKGFDLMHAGESIRSVVVY
- a CDS encoding MFS transporter — protein: MPTAIHTGDPYTSDIDGRYAWIRLAVSMLIATLGGAGMWAVVVVLPAVQAEFSVDRSEASLPYTLTMVGFAVGNVLIGRAVDRYGYMLPAMVAAIMMGCGFVAASASGSLAQFALAHGFLIGIGTAATFGPLIADLSHWFRRHRGKAVAAAACGNYLAGVIWPIVIEAFMRAGGWREAYLGVGIICVVAMVPLLFLMRRKSPHHVASAEARAHSDEHVRPIAVSPATLQFLLILAGLGCCVAMSMPQVHMVAYCTDLGYGAAAGAHMLSLMLAGGVVSRLSSGVLADRIGGIPTLLIGSVLQCVALFLYIPFDGLASLYVVSLVFGLAQGGIVPCYAIIVREYLPAAEAGKRVGIVIMATIAGMAIGGWISGWIYDQTGSYEAAFLNGIVWNLMNISVMTVLLFRSGRGASAAPA